A section of the ANME-2 cluster archaeon genome encodes:
- a CDS encoding cofactor-independent phosphoglycerate mutase — translation MKYVILLCDGMADYSLDELDNKTPLQFAHTPNMDYIAREGVCGLAVTIPPDMPPGSDVANLSILGYDPAKYYSGRGPLEAASMGVELGPDDIAFRCNIITEKDGIIEDYSAGHISTDEAGELIKEIDEHLGSNGVKFYPGISYRHLLVLSGGLGLDAECTPPHDQVGKKVRDFLPGGKDSELLTRLIMDSKPLLEGHEVNQARANEGKNMGNMIWPWAQGRAVSMPTFRELYNISGAMISAVDLLKGLGVCAGLEVIDVPGATGYLDTNYKGKAEAALDVLDSDDFVYVHVEAADEASHIGDIDAKIKALEDFDRKVAGLILDGMAAFDDYKVLLMPDHRTPIPLRTHTHDPVPFAVLSSNGNKDDVTEYNEFSVEAGSLGIVKGHRIMNYLVRNKF, via the coding sequence ATGAAATATGTTATACTCCTGTGCGATGGCATGGCAGATTACTCCCTGGACGAACTTGACAACAAGACCCCTCTGCAATTTGCCCATACACCCAACATGGATTACATTGCAAGGGAAGGGGTCTGCGGGCTGGCAGTAACTATTCCACCAGATATGCCGCCCGGCTCTGATGTTGCAAACCTTTCCATCCTGGGCTATGACCCGGCTAAATACTATTCAGGCAGGGGTCCGCTGGAAGCGGCCAGTATGGGAGTGGAACTGGGACCTGACGACATTGCCTTTCGATGTAACATTATAACTGAAAAGGACGGGATTATCGAAGACTACAGTGCCGGTCATATCTCCACAGACGAGGCCGGAGAACTCATAAAGGAAATAGACGAGCATCTCGGCAGCAATGGAGTAAAATTCTATCCCGGTATCAGCTACCGCCACCTGCTGGTACTTTCAGGCGGCTTGGGACTGGATGCAGAATGTACGCCGCCCCATGACCAGGTGGGAAAAAAGGTCAGGGATTTCCTGCCAGGCGGCAAGGACTCGGAACTGCTCACCAGGCTTATCATGGATTCAAAACCGCTGCTGGAGGGGCATGAAGTGAACCAGGCCCGGGCAAATGAAGGTAAGAATATGGGCAACATGATCTGGCCGTGGGCACAGGGCAGAGCTGTGTCCATGCCCACCTTCAGGGAATTGTACAACATTAGCGGGGCCATGATCTCGGCAGTGGACCTGTTAAAAGGACTTGGGGTCTGCGCCGGACTGGAAGTGATCGATGTGCCAGGGGCTACCGGTTACCTTGATACCAACTACAAAGGCAAGGCAGAGGCTGCACTTGATGTACTGGATTCGGATGATTTCGTTTATGTGCATGTGGAGGCCGCAGACGAGGCGTCACATATTGGTGATATTGATGCAAAGATCAAGGCCCTCGAAGATTTCGATCGCAAAGTTGCGGGTCTTATCCTTGACGGGATGGCTGCCTTTGATGATTATAAGGTACTGTTGATGCCTGACCACAGGACACCCATCCCACTCAGGACCCACACACATGACCCTGTACCCTTTGCTGTGCTTTCAAGTAATGGCAATAAGGATGATGTTACTGAATACAATGAGTTCTCTGTAGAAGCGGGCTCACTGGGAATAGTGAAGGGGCACAGGATCATGAATTATCTGGTACGTAATAAATTTTAA
- a CDS encoding AIM24 family protein, producing MGKYSIDEFIDSTGQRDLGEGTFELERDRLLEINLEGKVWTKMGSMVAYLGDIKFTREGVMEHGIGKMLKKAVTGEGVRLTKAEGTGKLYLADSGKKISVINLDKQSIFVNGNDLLAFEESIMWDIKMLKKVAGLMAGGLFNVKLEGTGMIAITTHYDPLTLKVTPETPVFTDPNATVAWSGNLQPDLKTDVSLKTFVGRSSGESLQMAFKGDGFVVIQPYEEVYFQAGT from the coding sequence ATGGGAAAATACTCAATCGATGAATTTATTGATTCGACCGGACAGCGTGATCTGGGAGAGGGCACTTTCGAACTGGAACGGGACCGATTGCTTGAGATAAATCTAGAAGGAAAAGTATGGACGAAAATGGGATCAATGGTTGCTTACCTGGGAGATATCAAGTTCACCAGGGAAGGGGTCATGGAACACGGAATTGGCAAAATGCTGAAAAAAGCCGTGACTGGAGAAGGCGTAAGACTTACAAAAGCAGAAGGTACAGGCAAATTATACTTAGCAGACAGTGGTAAGAAGATATCGGTCATCAACCTGGACAAGCAGTCCATATTTGTCAACGGCAACGACCTGCTGGCATTTGAGGAGTCAATCATGTGGGATATAAAAATGCTGAAAAAAGTTGCAGGATTAATGGCAGGCGGGCTTTTCAATGTAAAACTTGAAGGAACAGGTATGATTGCCATAACCACACACTATGACCCACTGACACTCAAAGTAACACCTGAAACCCCCGTATTTACTGACCCCAATGCCACAGTGGCATGGTCAGGCAATCTTCAACCTGATCTGAAAACAGATGTTTCCCTGAAGACATTTGTGGGACGGAGCAGTGGCGAATCACTACAGATGGCCTTCAAAGGTGACGGTTTCGTAGTCATACAGCCGTATGAAGAAGTATATTTCCAGGCTGGAACATAA
- a CDS encoding Lrp/AsnC family transcriptional regulator: MSVGFVLINVTPGKERDVFDCLLKEPDIPEIYPLFGEYDLIAKVTVKDFDQLSDIVFNKIRKITGVTDTKTLTGGKF; the protein is encoded by the coding sequence ATGTCAGTGGGATTTGTATTAATAAATGTGACCCCGGGCAAGGAGCGGGATGTGTTCGACTGTCTGTTAAAAGAGCCAGATATTCCAGAGATTTATCCGCTGTTCGGGGAATATGACCTTATTGCAAAGGTTACTGTAAAGGATTTCGACCAGTTGAGCGATATTGTTTTTAACAAGATCCGCAAAATAACAGGTGTGACCGACACCAAAACACTAACGGGAGGTAAGTTCTAA
- a CDS encoding pyruvate, phosphate dikinase has protein sequence MPDHKYVYFFGEDKTEGNATMRNLLGGKGSHLAEMANLGIPVPPGFTITTEVCTEYFENQQQYPEKLDEQVAQQLAKLEEETGLKFGDNSNPLLLSVRSGARISMPGMMDTVLNLGLNDKTVAALAEEVDERFAYDCYRRFINMFSDVVLGIEHKKFENILGAKKKELGVENDTELDGEALKDVSAKYMAMVEEKTGQDFPQDPMTQLWMSINAVFDSWNTPRAIKYRKINGIPDDWGTAVNVQFMVYGNMGENSGTGVAFTRNPSTGERKFYGEYLMNAQGEDVVAGIRTPHHIEALNQEMPEMYAQLDDIKERLEHHFKEMEDIEFTIQQGKLYMLQTRTGKRTAAAAVKIAIDMFNEGLITRDEALLKVDPEQLDQLLHPMIDPNEKVDAIAKGLPASPGAGVGKVVFTAEHAEEMTEAGEKVVLVRNETSPEDIGGMHVAQGILTARGGMTSHAAVVARGMGKCCVAGCGAIQIDEDEGLFTANGHTVKEGDFITLNGTTGEVIVGQAKLITPDISGDLNTILDWADDVRTLGVRTNADTPEDAGTARDFGAEGIGLCRTEHMFFGEERIHIVQDMILADTKEGRMAALKTLLPMQRSDFTGIFEVMKGYPVTIRLLDPPLHEFLPKHDELMEQYAKLKAAGDTNKIREIKDLIKRVNSLHEFNPMLGHRGCRLGITYPEIYEMQVRAIFEAACELVKDGYEIVPEVMIPLVGHINEFKVTRDSAVAVAKQVMEDQGVELDYMIGTMIELPRAAITADEIATEAEFFSFGTNDLTQTTFGLSRDDAGKFLPYYVEIGILENDPFVAIDQDGVGQLIKMGVDKGRSSRPDLKIGICGEHGGEPSSVIFCHNIGLDYVSCSPFRVPIARLAAAHAVLKKGE, from the coding sequence TTGCCAGACCATAAATATGTATACTTTTTCGGTGAAGATAAGACTGAAGGCAATGCAACAATGAGAAATCTTCTGGGTGGAAAAGGTTCCCACCTGGCTGAGATGGCTAATTTGGGAATACCTGTACCCCCGGGTTTTACAATAACAACGGAAGTATGTACAGAATACTTCGAAAACCAGCAGCAATATCCTGAAAAGTTGGATGAACAGGTTGCACAGCAGCTTGCTAAACTGGAAGAAGAAACCGGGCTCAAGTTCGGTGACAATTCAAACCCATTATTGTTATCTGTCAGGTCAGGTGCAAGGATATCCATGCCTGGTATGATGGATACGGTACTTAATCTGGGACTGAACGACAAAACAGTGGCGGCACTGGCAGAGGAAGTGGACGAGAGGTTCGCCTACGATTGCTACAGGCGTTTTATCAACATGTTCAGCGATGTGGTACTGGGCATTGAGCATAAGAAGTTCGAGAATATCCTGGGTGCCAAGAAGAAAGAACTTGGTGTTGAGAATGATACTGAACTGGACGGAGAGGCCCTCAAGGATGTGTCAGCAAAATACATGGCAATGGTCGAGGAAAAGACAGGCCAGGATTTCCCCCAGGACCCTATGACCCAGTTATGGATGTCCATAAATGCTGTTTTTGATTCATGGAATACGCCCAGGGCCATTAAATACAGGAAGATAAATGGCATACCTGACGACTGGGGAACTGCCGTAAATGTGCAGTTCATGGTCTACGGGAACATGGGTGAAAATTCAGGAACTGGTGTAGCATTTACCCGAAACCCTTCAACAGGTGAACGAAAATTCTATGGTGAATACCTGATGAACGCCCAGGGCGAGGACGTAGTGGCAGGTATCAGGACGCCCCACCACATCGAAGCACTGAACCAGGAAATGCCAGAGATGTATGCCCAGCTCGATGACATCAAGGAACGGCTTGAACATCATTTCAAGGAAATGGAAGATATCGAGTTCACGATCCAGCAGGGCAAGCTCTACATGCTCCAGACCAGGACAGGCAAGCGGACCGCAGCGGCTGCAGTTAAGATCGCAATCGACATGTTCAACGAAGGACTGATCACCAGGGATGAGGCACTACTGAAGGTAGACCCAGAGCAACTTGACCAGCTCCTGCATCCTATGATCGACCCCAACGAGAAGGTGGATGCAATAGCCAAGGGACTTCCTGCATCACCCGGCGCGGGGGTCGGAAAGGTGGTGTTCACTGCCGAACATGCCGAAGAGATGACAGAAGCAGGTGAAAAAGTGGTCCTGGTGCGTAACGAGACTTCTCCCGAAGATATTGGCGGGATGCATGTGGCACAGGGTATACTTACTGCCAGGGGCGGTATGACGTCCCATGCAGCAGTGGTGGCAAGGGGCATGGGTAAATGCTGTGTTGCGGGATGCGGTGCAATCCAGATCGACGAGGATGAGGGACTGTTCACTGCGAACGGCCATACAGTGAAGGAAGGCGATTTTATTACTTTGAACGGTACGACCGGTGAAGTCATTGTAGGCCAGGCCAAACTTATTACTCCTGATATTAGCGGGGACCTTAACACAATACTGGACTGGGCAGATGATGTCAGGACACTTGGGGTAAGGACCAATGCGGATACTCCCGAGGATGCCGGGACTGCCCGGGATTTTGGTGCCGAAGGCATCGGTCTGTGCCGGACCGAACATATGTTCTTTGGCGAGGAAAGAATCCATATAGTACAGGACATGATCCTGGCAGATACAAAAGAAGGCAGGATGGCGGCACTGAAGACGCTGTTACCCATGCAGCGTAGCGATTTTACGGGTATATTTGAGGTAATGAAAGGGTATCCTGTGACTATCAGGCTGCTGGACCCGCCACTTCATGAGTTCCTTCCAAAACATGACGAACTTATGGAGCAGTATGCAAAGTTAAAGGCTGCCGGTGACACTAATAAGATTCGTGAGATCAAAGACCTGATAAAGCGGGTGAATTCGCTTCATGAGTTCAATCCCATGCTTGGACACAGGGGCTGCAGGCTCGGCATCACATATCCTGAGATCTATGAGATGCAGGTAAGGGCCATATTTGAGGCTGCCTGCGAACTGGTAAAGGATGGGTATGAGATCGTGCCCGAAGTGATGATACCTCTTGTTGGTCATATCAACGAGTTCAAGGTTACAAGGGATAGTGCCGTGGCAGTGGCCAAACAGGTCATGGAAGATCAGGGCGTTGAACTGGATTACATGATCGGGACCATGATAGAACTTCCAAGGGCAGCCATTACAGCGGATGAGATCGCTACAGAGGCAGAATTCTTTAGTTTTGGTACCAATGACCTTACACAGACCACATTTGGCCTGAGCCGTGATGATGCCGGTAAATTCCTTCCGTATTATGTTGAAATAGGCATACTTGAAAATGACCCGTTCGTGGCTATTGACCAGGATGGTGTTGGCCAGCTTATCAAGATGGGTGTGGATAAGGGCAGGTCAAGTCGACCTGACCTGAAAATTGGCATTTGCGGCGAACACGGCGGAGAGCCCAGTAGTGTTATATTCTGCCACAACATCGGGCTGGATTATGTGAGCTGCTCACCATTCAGGGTTCCGATCGCCAGGTTGGCTGCTGCACATGCTGTGCTGAAAAAAGGTGAGTAA
- a CDS encoding DUF2098 family protein: MPEIIECESGSYPVVDANGKPIEVGNPVKYRGTGTKGHVTEIICDSEGAWAVIDTKNLLYKLETLTVLEELETKAEMGEREFSTEEIQEVLEKAEEEAKDVKFEDSNLESGG; this comes from the coding sequence ATGCCAGAAATAATTGAATGCGAATCAGGATCTTATCCGGTTGTGGATGCCAACGGTAAACCTATCGAAGTAGGCAATCCTGTTAAATACAGAGGAACTGGCACCAAGGGGCATGTGACTGAGATCATATGTGACAGCGAAGGTGCCTGGGCCGTGATCGATACCAAAAACTTGCTGTATAAGCTGGAAACCCTTACTGTGCTGGAAGAACTGGAAACCAAGGCTGAGATGGGCGAGCGTGAATTCTCCACAGAGGAGATACAGGAAGTGCTGGAAAAAGCAGAAGAAGAAGCAAAAGATGTAAAGTTTGAGGATAGTAACCTGGAATCTGGCGGATAG
- a CDS encoding NAD-dependent epimerase/dehydratase family protein, with the protein MKLTNKNILITGGAGFIGSHVVDHLIKKNKVTVLDNLSSGRMEFVQHHMDNTNFKLIEGDLMEPGTITSALDGIDMVFHLAANPDVRLGAEDTKVHLEQNILATYNLLEAMRLTGTARLVFTSTSTVYGAASIMPTPEDYGPQVPISLYGASKLACEALISSYCHTFNMKAWLYRFANIVGSRGSHGVLVDFINKLRVDPFTLEILGSGRQKKSYLDVDDCVDAMVFGVEHSDGTVNIFNIGSEDSIDVTGIADIVTQKMGYSDVEYRFTGGVDGGAGWKGDVKFMLLSIEKLKALGWVPGHNSRQSIEMAVESLLRE; encoded by the coding sequence ATGAAATTAACCAACAAAAATATACTAATAACAGGTGGCGCAGGCTTCATCGGCAGCCACGTTGTAGATCATCTCATTAAAAAAAACAAGGTCACCGTTCTTGATAACCTGAGTTCCGGCAGAATGGAATTCGTACAGCACCACATGGATAATACTAATTTCAAATTGATCGAGGGTGACTTAATGGAACCCGGCACCATCACATCTGCCCTTGATGGCATTGATATGGTGTTCCACCTTGCCGCCAACCCTGATGTGAGGCTGGGGGCAGAAGACACAAAAGTGCACCTTGAACAAAACATCCTTGCCACCTACAACCTGCTTGAAGCCATGAGACTAACAGGGACCGCCCGGTTAGTATTTACATCCACATCCACAGTGTACGGTGCTGCCAGCATAATGCCCACACCAGAGGATTACGGACCCCAGGTACCAATATCCCTGTACGGCGCATCGAAACTGGCATGTGAGGCATTGATATCCTCGTACTGCCATACTTTTAACATGAAAGCATGGCTCTACCGTTTTGCCAACATTGTAGGCAGCAGGGGCTCCCACGGTGTGCTTGTGGATTTCATCAACAAACTGCGAGTAGACCCGTTCACCCTGGAGATACTGGGCTCGGGCAGGCAGAAAAAATCGTACCTGGATGTGGATGACTGTGTGGATGCCATGGTGTTCGGGGTGGAGCACTCGGATGGGACCGTCAATATTTTCAATATCGGATCAGAGGATTCCATCGACGTGACAGGCATTGCAGATATCGTTACACAAAAGATGGGTTATAGTGATGTGGAGTACAGGTTCACAGGCGGGGTGGACGGCGGTGCTGGCTGGAAAGGAGACGTGAAGTTCATGCTGCTGTCCATAGAGAAATTAAAGGCGCTAGGCTGGGTGCCGGGGCACAACTCTCGCCAGAGTATTGAAATGGCAGTAGAATCGTTATTGAGAGAATAG
- a CDS encoding type II toxin-antitoxin system HicB family antitoxin codes for MEQEIFNFTVLIEQDEDGIYIAKVPDISGCYTQGRSVEQVMERIKEAIQVCIEAEDRDNILPLKFVGVQQLEVKV; via the coding sequence ATGGAGCAGGAAATATTTAATTTTACAGTTCTCATTGAACAGGATGAGGATGGAATATACATTGCAAAAGTACCAGATATTTCTGGCTGCTATACTCAAGGTAGATCTGTAGAGCAAGTCATGGAACGAATAAAGGAAGCAATACAGGTCTGCATTGAAGCTGAAGATAGAGATAATATTCTGCCTTTAAAGTTTGTAGGAGTACAGCAATTAGAGGTTAAAGTATGA
- a CDS encoding FAD synthase, with the protein MVRVLATGTFDILHPGHLLYLEEAKKLGDELWVIVARSSMVDHKPKPVLSDDQRLKMVAALKVVDHAVLGDNHDMFKPLEDIRPDIVVLGHDQHFNAKELEEKIRDRGINAKVVRVTAYERCNTCSTGTIVKLIKEKQ; encoded by the coding sequence TTGGTTAGGGTATTGGCCACAGGGACCTTTGATATTTTACATCCTGGACATCTGTTGTATCTGGAAGAAGCAAAAAAACTGGGTGATGAGTTGTGGGTCATCGTAGCTCGCAGTTCCATGGTGGACCATAAACCAAAACCAGTGCTCTCCGATGACCAAAGGTTAAAAATGGTCGCAGCATTAAAAGTGGTGGACCATGCTGTACTTGGAGATAATCATGACATGTTCAAACCACTTGAGGATATTCGACCCGATATCGTGGTGCTTGGACATGACCAGCATTTCAATGCCAAAGAACTTGAGGAAAAAATCAGGGACAGGGGAATAAATGCGAAAGTTGTAAGGGTAACTGCCTATGAGCGGTGCAATACCTGCAGTACAGGGACTATCGTAAAATTGATCAAGGAAAAACAGTGA
- a CDS encoding gamma carbonic anhydrase family protein, with translation MFPKLGDPIYIDPLGAVIGNVELGDYVSIWSNAVVRGDPCAISIGPWTNIQDNCTVHAGPDNVARIGGYCVVGHGAILHGCTIGDGCMIGMGSIVMNRATLGDGCLVGAGTLITEDRTFPPGSLSLGSPGKVVREVKADEIEAIREAARHYWDTALGHMNKGTEV, from the coding sequence ATGTTCCCAAAACTTGGTGACCCCATCTATATCGACCCGCTGGGTGCGGTTATCGGGAATGTGGAACTGGGTGATTATGTCAGTATTTGGTCCAATGCAGTGGTCAGGGGCGACCCTTGTGCCATTAGTATCGGTCCGTGGACAAATATCCAGGACAACTGCACTGTGCATGCCGGCCCGGACAATGTTGCAAGGATAGGCGGGTACTGTGTGGTTGGCCACGGCGCTATACTTCACGGATGCACGATCGGCGATGGCTGCATGATCGGCATGGGGTCGATTGTGATGAACAGGGCAACCCTGGGGGACGGCTGTCTTGTGGGTGCCGGGACGCTGATAACAGAAGACAGGACATTCCCACCGGGCAGCCTCAGCTTAGGCAGTCCGGGAAAGGTAGTGCGGGAGGTGAAGGCTGATGAGATCGAGGCAATCCGTGAGGCTGCCAGGCATTACTGGGATACGGCACTTGGGCATATGAATAAGGGCACTGAAGTATAG
- a CDS encoding type II toxin-antitoxin system MqsA family antitoxin, whose amino-acid sequence MIPNSCSFCKGKLVKGNTEFIVRVENEVLAIKDVSAYICEDCGEAYYTPEISEKIDGIMKKFHNSTLLVHPLAAGELSLEEATV is encoded by the coding sequence ATGATACCTAATAGCTGTAGTTTCTGCAAAGGCAAGCTTGTCAAAGGAAACACTGAATTCATTGTAAGGGTTGAAAATGAAGTACTTGCCATAAAGGATGTTTCAGCATACATCTGTGAAGACTGCGGCGAAGCATATTATACTCCTGAAATATCTGAAAAAATAGATGGAATTATGAAGAAATTCCATAATTCAACCCTGCTTGTACACCCGCTCGCAGCAGGAGAATTAAGTCTCGAAGAAGCAACTGTGTAA
- a CDS encoding F420-dependent methylenetetrahydromethanopterin dehydrogenase produces MAKVGFIKLGNLGMSQVVDLILDEIAARKGIEVMSFGTGAKMGKEEAAKTKHFKEFEADFYVMISPNSSAPGPTAAREIWKDKKVIVISDGPTKKDDRKALEDAGFGYIIMKVDPLIGAKTEFLDPVEMASFNSDAMKVLSTCGVVRLIQEAFDAVIAQADAGKDLELPHLLVSAQKAVESAGFNNPYAKAKALAALHMTDKVAEINFPACFMMKDIEQVTLTTATGHEMMRAAAQLAIDAREIEKGNDAVFRQPHMKDGSLKTKTKLYEKPQ; encoded by the coding sequence ATGGCTAAAGTAGGATTTATAAAGTTAGGAAACCTGGGTATGTCCCAGGTTGTCGATCTCATTCTTGATGAGATTGCTGCGAGAAAGGGAATAGAGGTTATGTCTTTTGGTACGGGAGCCAAAATGGGTAAGGAAGAGGCTGCAAAAACGAAACACTTCAAGGAATTTGAAGCTGATTTCTATGTCATGATAAGCCCCAATTCATCTGCACCAGGCCCCACAGCGGCACGGGAGATATGGAAAGATAAAAAAGTCATCGTGATATCTGACGGCCCAACTAAGAAAGATGACCGCAAGGCCCTTGAAGATGCGGGATTCGGTTATATCATAATGAAAGTGGACCCACTTATTGGTGCAAAGACAGAGTTCCTTGACCCCGTGGAGATGGCCAGCTTTAACAGCGATGCCATGAAAGTGCTGTCCACATGTGGTGTGGTCAGGTTGATACAGGAAGCATTTGATGCTGTTATTGCACAGGCTGATGCTGGCAAGGACCTTGAACTGCCCCATCTCCTGGTGAGTGCCCAGAAAGCTGTGGAGAGTGCTGGGTTCAACAACCCATACGCCAAAGCTAAGGCACTGGCAGCCCTGCATATGACTGATAAGGTGGCAGAGATCAACTTCCCGGCTTGCTTCATGATGAAGGACATCGAGCAGGTTACATTGACAACTGCGACTGGTCACGAGATGATGAGAGCTGCAGCCCAGCTGGCAATAGATGCCAGGGAGATAGAGAAGGGCAATGATGCAGTGTTCAGGCAGCCCCACATGAAGGATGGAAGTCTGAAGACCAAGACCAAACTGTACGAGAAACCTCAGTAA
- a CDS encoding DUF2117 domain-containing protein translates to MLRIGVVIHGPAVIDSGRAGRLIEILSGMGEVHPVLGGAMGRAAVIDAGLEDLIDISSSLKPGESILALNPSCDVVLLVNEGKSIETGLAFGRIVFERLPVLEKPVYQLEYAGGCSLIRLNNAFHPFFNELKQVLDASVVQSPPAVMDLVMENGITRRPVFGVRPGEYVTVNGIVIGKALSDNVEIISSGGRITGLDGGRLKLHGIEKLEHVDLSSAIVRSGVLRDTVTTPRVLEHKASGYAVIIDHSAENTFEIAKDADMAVVVGDDTTAVAGDLLTRLGIPMIGITDGDRDGITHHAHVPPGSVIIRVSPGNDDIVGRRVREEIFGGRGQMEIGDGGFDGILDGVIGVARGMVEEVMRY, encoded by the coding sequence ATGTTGCGTATTGGTGTCGTAATCCATGGACCTGCGGTTATCGACTCTGGCAGGGCAGGGAGACTTATTGAAATATTATCCGGCATGGGTGAAGTGCATCCTGTCCTGGGAGGCGCCATGGGCAGGGCTGCTGTGATCGATGCAGGATTGGAGGACCTGATCGATATCAGCAGTAGCTTGAAACCCGGTGAATCTATTCTGGCCCTTAATCCTTCATGTGATGTAGTATTGCTGGTGAATGAAGGTAAGTCCATAGAAACGGGACTGGCTTTTGGAAGAATTGTATTTGAGCGGCTACCTGTATTGGAAAAGCCTGTATACCAGTTGGAGTATGCGGGTGGATGTTCACTTATCCGGTTGAACAATGCTTTTCATCCTTTTTTTAATGAACTGAAGCAAGTACTGGATGCCAGTGTGGTTCAATCTCCACCAGCCGTAATGGATCTGGTAATGGAAAATGGAATTACAAGAAGGCCGGTTTTTGGAGTAAGGCCGGGGGAATATGTGACCGTTAATGGTATTGTTATTGGAAAGGCTTTGTCTGATAATGTTGAGATCATTTCCAGTGGCGGCAGGATAACAGGACTGGATGGGGGCAGGCTCAAACTCCATGGTATTGAGAAACTGGAACATGTTGACCTCTCGTCTGCAATTGTGCGGTCAGGGGTTTTAAGGGATACCGTTACCACACCCAGGGTACTTGAACACAAGGCATCGGGATATGCAGTGATCATAGACCATTCGGCAGAGAATACTTTTGAGATAGCAAAGGATGCAGATATGGCAGTAGTAGTGGGGGATGATACCACGGCAGTAGCAGGCGACCTGCTTACCCGCCTGGGCATCCCAATGATAGGCATCACCGACGGTGACAGGGACGGTATCACGCACCATGCCCATGTGCCGCCCGGGTCTGTTATTATCAGGGTCTCTCCAGGGAATGATGATATTGTGGGGCGCCGGGTGCGTGAGGAGATATTCGGCGGCCGGGGCCAAATGGAGATAGGGGATGGCGGGTTTGATGGAATACTGGATGGTGTGATAGGAGTTGCCAGGGGGATGGTGGAAGAGGTTATGCGGTATTAA
- a CDS encoding ribbon-helix-helix protein, CopG family: protein MVIQLQTIPAKLTSKLVAELDALIKEGWYANRSEAIRDAVRNMVERKQLARLEAAVEEDIQWGLHGD, encoded by the coding sequence ATGGTGATACAATTGCAAACAATCCCTGCCAAATTGACATCAAAACTGGTAGCAGAACTCGATGCCTTGATCAAAGAAGGGTGGTATGCCAATCGTTCAGAAGCCATCCGGGATGCCGTGCGCAATATGGTAGAGCGGAAACAATTGGCGAGACTTGAAGCCGCAGTTGAAGAAGACATTCAATGGGGACTTCATGGAGATTAA